The Spirosoma foliorum genome has a window encoding:
- a CDS encoding FAD:protein FMN transferase: protein MIEGLVYSALIIYPLFAVLSPSNLPSATDLPMINLDGEAQGTTYHIKYRDERQRNLKKEIDSVLITIDKCLSTYLPDSEISRFNRSERHRFERPYFYPVLKKSEEVFRETKGAFDPTVMPLVEAYGFGPKKIRLVEPVNSDSLLQLVGFQKISFDSVSIRKLKKNIRLDFNGIAQGYSVDVLSEFLESKGIDRYMVEIGGEIRTKGKKGEKQDWTIGIENPLQPGKMLTTMKLVNRAMTTAGNYRNHFESNGQTFSHIINPKTGLMEQSSVLSVTVFAPDAITADGYDTAFFVMGLEATKHFLSARKDLDVYIVYTGEDGESKTFVTEGLKKEQ from the coding sequence ATGATAGAAGGCTTAGTTTATAGTGCATTGATAATCTATCCGCTCTTTGCGGTATTGTCTCCGAGCAATTTACCCTCGGCCACAGACCTGCCAATGATCAATCTGGATGGAGAAGCGCAGGGGACAACGTATCACATAAAATACCGGGATGAGCGGCAACGCAATCTCAAAAAGGAAATTGATTCGGTCCTGATAACGATTGACAAATGCCTGTCGACTTATTTGCCGGACTCCGAGATTTCTCGGTTTAATCGTTCGGAGAGGCACCGGTTTGAACGGCCTTATTTCTATCCGGTTCTAAAAAAATCGGAAGAGGTATTTCGAGAAACAAAGGGAGCTTTTGATCCAACAGTCATGCCGCTGGTCGAAGCGTACGGATTTGGACCTAAAAAAATACGATTAGTAGAGCCGGTAAACAGTGACTCGTTACTACAATTAGTTGGTTTTCAGAAAATTTCATTTGACTCTGTGTCCATTCGGAAGCTAAAGAAAAATATACGTCTGGATTTCAACGGCATTGCGCAGGGCTACTCGGTCGATGTGTTGTCGGAGTTTCTGGAAAGCAAGGGGATTGACCGATACATGGTAGAAATTGGCGGAGAAATTCGCACCAAAGGGAAGAAAGGCGAAAAGCAAGACTGGACAATCGGGATTGAAAATCCACTTCAACCTGGAAAAATGCTGACGACGATGAAACTGGTAAATCGGGCGATGACAACCGCCGGAAACTACCGGAACCATTTCGAATCGAACGGCCAGACATTTAGCCACATCATCAATCCCAAAACGGGTCTAATGGAACAGAGTTCGGTGTTAAGCGTAACGGTTTTCGCACCGGATGCGATTACGGCTGATGGCTATGACACGGCATTTTTTGTGATGGGGCTGGAAGCAACCAAGCACTTTCTGTCCGCCAGAAAAGACCTGGATGTATACATTGTTTACACCGGGGAGGATGGTGAATCAAAGACATTCGTTACTGAGGGATTGAAAAAAGAGCAATAG
- a CDS encoding FAD-dependent oxidoreductase, which translates to MKSIYQLLLFLLFALPLAAQDQVFVETESFQNKGGWVIDQQSFVVIGSSYMMAHGMGRPVKDATTTVSFPKKGKYQLWVRTKDWAPFPKGPGKFQVVVDNQPVKIVFGESGSDEWKWYNGGEVDIKNDQTTLALHDLTGFNGRCDAILFTNAPKFTPPNKLDELTAFRNKLLNLTGATANAGQFDLVVVGGGIAGTCAALSAARMGLKVALIQDRPLLGGNNSSEVRVHLRGETDQNHYPKLGRIVREMDNGDPGNGNPNGNEYGDARKIAIVKAERNIKLFLNTHVYKAEKEKDKVTAVVGRDIATNKETRFEGTYFADCTGDGTLGYLIGADYRFGRESKAETGESLANDKSDDFTLGTSNLWASLERDTASSFPEVPWALPFSDEYHIDEARSDWQWETGFGNYNTITDAEKIRDHNLRAIYGNWSYLKKNKHEKYAKRELAWVAYIGGKRESRRLLGDHILNQMDIQEGKQYPDGTVTATWTIDLHFPDPKNSKYFEGQEFFAGTKHIKVAPYTIPYRCLYSKNISNLFMAGRNISTTHVAFGSTRVMRTCGMMGEVVGFAAYMAKKYSTTPRGVYQEHLPEFMAIIKDEPTASSKP; encoded by the coding sequence ATGAAATCAATTTATCAACTTCTACTCTTCCTGCTGTTCGCTCTGCCACTGGCGGCCCAGGATCAGGTTTTCGTCGAGACGGAGTCGTTTCAGAATAAAGGCGGCTGGGTCATCGATCAGCAATCCTTTGTTGTTATCGGTTCCTCCTACATGATGGCTCACGGTATGGGACGTCCGGTAAAAGATGCGACAACGACCGTGAGCTTTCCTAAAAAAGGCAAATACCAACTCTGGGTACGTACTAAAGACTGGGCACCTTTTCCGAAAGGCCCCGGAAAATTTCAGGTGGTCGTTGATAATCAGCCGGTAAAGATTGTCTTCGGCGAAAGCGGTTCGGACGAATGGAAATGGTACAACGGCGGAGAAGTCGATATTAAAAATGATCAGACCACTCTGGCGCTGCACGATCTGACTGGCTTCAACGGCCGCTGTGATGCCATTCTGTTTACCAATGCACCCAAATTCACTCCGCCTAATAAGCTAGATGAACTGACCGCTTTTCGGAATAAATTACTCAATCTGACCGGTGCAACGGCCAATGCGGGTCAGTTCGATCTGGTCGTTGTAGGAGGAGGTATTGCTGGCACCTGTGCCGCACTTTCAGCCGCTCGCATGGGTTTAAAAGTGGCTCTGATTCAGGATCGCCCCTTGTTGGGAGGGAATAATAGTTCGGAGGTTCGGGTGCACCTTCGCGGAGAAACCGACCAGAATCATTATCCTAAACTCGGACGTATCGTTCGGGAAATGGACAACGGCGATCCGGGCAATGGAAACCCGAACGGCAACGAGTACGGCGATGCCCGTAAAATTGCCATCGTGAAAGCCGAACGGAACATTAAGCTGTTTTTGAATACTCACGTGTATAAAGCCGAAAAAGAGAAGGATAAAGTGACCGCTGTTGTGGGCCGGGATATTGCCACTAACAAGGAAACCCGCTTCGAAGGCACCTATTTTGCCGATTGTACCGGCGACGGAACACTAGGCTATCTGATTGGTGCCGACTACCGGTTTGGTCGCGAGAGTAAAGCCGAAACGGGTGAATCGTTGGCTAATGACAAATCGGATGATTTTACGCTGGGCACCTCCAATTTATGGGCATCGCTGGAGCGTGATACCGCTTCGTCATTTCCCGAAGTACCCTGGGCGCTGCCTTTTTCGGATGAATATCACATTGACGAAGCCCGCTCTGACTGGCAGTGGGAAACCGGTTTTGGGAATTACAACACCATCACCGACGCCGAGAAAATCCGCGATCATAACCTGCGGGCCATTTATGGCAACTGGTCATATCTGAAAAAGAATAAGCATGAAAAATATGCCAAACGTGAACTCGCCTGGGTGGCCTACATCGGCGGCAAACGCGAATCCCGGCGATTACTTGGCGATCATATTCTGAATCAGATGGATATTCAGGAAGGCAAACAGTATCCAGATGGAACCGTTACGGCCACCTGGACTATTGATCTCCATTTTCCGGACCCCAAGAACAGCAAGTACTTTGAGGGTCAGGAGTTTTTTGCCGGAACCAAACACATCAAAGTGGCACCGTACACGATTCCATACCGCTGTCTGTATTCAAAGAATATTTCCAACCTGTTTATGGCGGGTCGTAACATCAGCACCACACACGTTGCGTTTGGCAGTACGCGCGTCATGCGTACCTGCGGTATGATGGGGGAAGTGGTTGGCTTTGCGGCTTACATGGCGAAAAAATACAGCACGACACCACGGGGAGTCTATCAGGAACACCTGCCGGAATTTATGGCGATCATCAAAGATGAACCAACTGCGAGTAGCAAGCCTTGA
- a CDS encoding glycerophosphoryl diester phosphodiesterase: protein MKNKLVVAAYLLTLSAFGSLRSVNGQTVSPQLANDRIRLIWAKTARGFEGKQIQVKKGERWLTVGTPSGENTLLYAAEKPSDKPDTTFRDLTGAIFPSEKYHYQQVQWAESTNPVSLNKAGQAIHFFPQKADQITKNSIVFRQETEMATIVSEWMLDPTFASDIVVKQTITPKKAGYFSLASPTLTTISEQNLAWATVPGYFQGNKFQPNFALAYAYGHGIPTLPVIYRERCASTLSPMITTKNGVTIAVIPEPGLARDPWANDKITQIDWNIGLSHMNRKAQLSPTLYYPVLGEPKSALKAGEPISYTFRYSLTDGDWFKALNHAVYDVYRFKETLGLRQSKQSLTDRIEKMHHYLTDSKTSLWNIEEFEGKKIGAQSYLGGVVGSDKDAMKNSDYGAMWMLANATKDPLLTQNVLPYAENFKLAQQETGNSFFKGAPEGQYYLAKKKKFVEEWGEVVEPIGLTYYTMLDIGNMLLFEPNSTELKERLRFGADRLLTWQKPDGSWAVAYDRHTEKEIFKDILDVRPTFYGLIVAYRILKDPKYLAAARKGADWFLKNAIETGSYLGVCGDARYAPDFATGQSAQALLDLYDLTHDARYKTAAITAAKVYTSSIYTHPIASHQQKSVNGTPREDWEISQTGLSFEHGGIFGSATRHGPIQLCSHAGLFIRMYGLTKEPIFADMARAGAIGRDAFVDPKTSVASYYWQAMNRGAGPYPHHAWWQIGWLTDYLMAEAELRSIGKVTFPRGFVTPKVGPHQTYGFKAGMIYGQPATLLIQEGLVQPDSPVIDYILARSADQKKLYVVLQNNRAQSTKSKIQINPSVLKKNIASAKWLPTNETVAPDAISIDLPGFGQSVLEIDLQ from the coding sequence ATGAAAAATAAACTAGTAGTTGCTGCCTATCTGCTGACGCTAAGTGCCTTTGGAAGCTTACGCTCTGTCAATGGACAGACTGTTTCACCCCAATTGGCTAACGACCGGATTCGCTTAATCTGGGCGAAAACAGCCCGAGGCTTTGAAGGCAAACAAATTCAAGTGAAGAAAGGTGAACGCTGGCTAACCGTCGGGACGCCTTCTGGCGAAAACACCTTGCTCTATGCAGCCGAAAAACCATCTGACAAGCCCGATACAACGTTTAGAGATCTTACCGGGGCTATTTTCCCAAGCGAGAAATACCATTACCAGCAAGTGCAGTGGGCCGAAAGTACGAATCCGGTTTCACTGAACAAAGCGGGACAGGCCATTCACTTTTTCCCACAGAAAGCAGACCAGATAACCAAAAACAGTATAGTGTTCCGGCAGGAAACCGAAATGGCTACGATTGTTTCTGAGTGGATGCTAGACCCAACATTCGCATCAGATATTGTTGTTAAACAGACGATAACGCCAAAAAAAGCGGGCTATTTCTCTCTCGCCAGCCCAACGCTCACGACTATTTCTGAACAGAACTTAGCTTGGGCAACCGTGCCGGGCTATTTTCAGGGAAATAAGTTTCAGCCAAATTTTGCGCTGGCCTACGCCTACGGACATGGCATTCCGACACTACCCGTCATCTATCGTGAGCGATGCGCCAGTACGCTTAGCCCGATGATTACTACCAAAAATGGGGTTACAATCGCTGTCATTCCTGAACCGGGTTTGGCGCGTGATCCCTGGGCGAACGACAAAATCACACAAATCGACTGGAACATTGGGCTGTCGCATATGAATCGCAAAGCCCAGCTTTCGCCAACGCTTTATTATCCTGTTTTAGGTGAACCCAAGTCGGCGTTAAAAGCGGGCGAACCAATTAGCTATACCTTCCGATACAGCCTTACCGATGGCGACTGGTTCAAGGCGCTGAATCACGCCGTGTATGATGTGTATCGCTTCAAAGAAACATTAGGGTTGCGGCAAAGCAAACAATCGCTGACTGACCGGATCGAAAAAATGCACCATTACCTGACCGACTCGAAAACCTCGTTATGGAACATTGAGGAATTTGAGGGCAAGAAAATCGGGGCGCAGTCATATCTCGGTGGTGTGGTTGGCTCCGACAAAGACGCTATGAAAAACTCCGATTATGGCGCGATGTGGATGCTGGCCAACGCGACGAAAGACCCCTTGCTCACCCAGAATGTGTTGCCCTACGCCGAGAATTTCAAACTCGCCCAGCAGGAAACCGGAAACAGCTTTTTCAAGGGTGCGCCTGAGGGACAATATTATCTGGCGAAAAAGAAAAAATTTGTCGAAGAGTGGGGCGAGGTGGTCGAACCCATTGGCCTCACCTATTACACCATGCTCGACATTGGTAATATGCTGTTGTTCGAGCCAAACAGTACTGAACTCAAAGAACGGCTTCGGTTCGGTGCGGATCGGCTACTAACCTGGCAGAAACCGGATGGTAGTTGGGCCGTCGCCTATGACCGCCATACAGAAAAGGAAATCTTCAAAGACATTCTGGATGTACGTCCAACCTTCTACGGACTGATCGTTGCCTACCGCATTCTGAAAGACCCTAAGTACCTCGCTGCCGCCCGCAAAGGGGCTGACTGGTTTCTGAAAAACGCCATCGAAACGGGCAGCTATCTGGGTGTGTGTGGCGACGCTCGGTATGCTCCCGATTTCGCAACCGGCCAGTCGGCGCAGGCGCTGCTGGATTTGTATGATCTGACTCACGATGCTCGTTACAAAACGGCTGCCATTACAGCTGCCAAAGTATATACCTCTTCTATCTACACGCATCCAATTGCCAGCCATCAACAAAAGAGTGTGAATGGTACTCCCCGCGAAGATTGGGAGATTAGTCAGACAGGGTTGAGTTTTGAACACGGCGGCATTTTCGGTTCGGCAACGCGGCACGGTCCTATCCAGTTGTGCAGCCACGCTGGTCTGTTCATTCGCATGTATGGCTTAACCAAGGAGCCAATTTTTGCCGATATGGCCCGCGCGGGTGCTATTGGGCGAGATGCGTTCGTCGATCCAAAAACCAGCGTTGCGTCTTATTACTGGCAAGCCATGAATCGAGGGGCTGGCCCTTACCCACACCATGCCTGGTGGCAAATTGGCTGGCTAACCGACTACCTGATGGCCGAAGCAGAATTACGATCAATAGGAAAGGTGACCTTTCCACGCGGATTTGTAACGCCTAAAGTTGGTCCACACCAAACGTACGGCTTCAAGGCGGGTATGATTTACGGGCAACCCGCCACCTTATTGATTCAGGAAGGGTTAGTCCAACCCGATAGCCCCGTTATCGACTACATCCTGGCACGATCTGCCGATCAGAAAAAGCTGTATGTCGTTTTGCAAAACAATCGGGCTCAGTCAACGAAATCCAAAATACAAATCAACCCGTCAGTCTTGAAAAAGAACATTGCCAGCGCCAAGTGGCTGCCTACCAACGAAACGGTTGCTCCCGATGCCATCTCGATTGATTTACCGGGTTTTGGACAAAGTGTGCTGGAGATTGATTTACAGTAA